The proteins below are encoded in one region of Phyllopteryx taeniolatus isolate TA_2022b chromosome 11, UOR_Ptae_1.2, whole genome shotgun sequence:
- the wu:fj16a03 gene encoding uncharacterized protein wu:fj16a03, with translation MKLFLLLLALAAVCSADFYIECHGRDDLMLTPQILRCRSAVKQACYSRDNGEKGCAVLDLCARPGWRCCYSDRCNL, from the exons ATGAAGCTGTTCCTGCTCCTGCTGGCGCTGGCGGCCGTCTGCTCAG CGGACTTTTACATCGAGTGTCACGGCCGAGACGACCTGATGCTCACGCCGCAGATTCTGCGGTGTCGAAGTGCGGTCAAGCAGGCCTGCTACAGCAGAG ACAACGGCGAGAAAGGCTGCGCCGTCTTGGACCTCTGCGCTCGGCCCGGATGGCGCTGTTGCTATAGCGACCGCTGCAACCTGTGA